A single Pseudoxanthomonas sp. DNA region contains:
- a CDS encoding endonuclease/exonuclease/phosphatase family protein — protein MRRWRWILSILLGVGCMPVHATDLLSVMSFNIRLPAESDGVDYWETRKPLAVKMLREQAPDVIGLQELVKAQAEYLAREMPQYAWFGRGREADGGGEHMGVFYRKDRLKVVDAGDFWLSDTPDVPGSISWNHPHPRLVTWALFERRGDGKRFYLLNTHLPYRDQDEAARVKGAKAIAAYLATLPDDAPVVLTGDFNTTPDSEVHAVLARALQDAWTAAPRVEGSEATFHGFTGKAGRRIDWIMVKGVQPESITSVTTRWNGRYPSDHFPLVATLRLP, from the coding sequence ATGCGTCGTTGGCGTTGGATACTGTCGATCCTGCTGGGCGTCGGGTGCATGCCCGTGCATGCGACCGATCTGCTGTCCGTCATGAGCTTCAACATCCGCCTGCCCGCCGAGAGCGATGGCGTGGATTACTGGGAAACGCGCAAGCCGCTGGCGGTAAAGATGCTGCGCGAGCAGGCGCCCGACGTGATCGGCCTGCAGGAACTGGTGAAGGCCCAGGCCGAGTACCTGGCGCGTGAAATGCCGCAGTACGCGTGGTTCGGTCGCGGGCGCGAGGCCGATGGCGGCGGCGAACACATGGGCGTGTTCTACCGCAAGGACCGTCTGAAGGTGGTCGATGCCGGCGACTTCTGGTTGTCCGACACACCTGACGTGCCGGGCAGCATCAGCTGGAATCATCCGCACCCGCGCCTGGTGACATGGGCCCTGTTCGAGCGGCGCGGCGACGGCAAGCGCTTCTATCTGCTCAACACCCACCTGCCATATCGTGACCAGGACGAAGCCGCGCGCGTGAAGGGCGCGAAGGCCATCGCCGCGTATCTGGCCACGTTGCCCGACGATGCGCCGGTGGTGCTGACCGGCGACTTCAACACCACGCCCGACAGCGAGGTGCATGCCGTGCTCGCCCGCGCGCTGCAGGATGCATGGACGGCCGCGCCCCGCGTCGAAGGCAGCGAGGCCACGTTCCATGGGTTCACCGGCAAGGCCGGCCGCCGCATCGACTGGATCATGGTCAAAGGCGTGCAGCCGGAATCGATCACCTCGGTGACCACGCGCTGGAACGGCCGCTATCCGTCCGACCACTTCCCGCTGGTGGCGACGCTGCGGCTCCCGTAG
- a CDS encoding type 1 glutamine amidotransferase domain-containing protein: MSHLTGKRVAILATDGFEQSELTEPMRALKEHQAQVDVVSLESGHIQGFKHFDKGDEVKVDHVLSEVSAQDYDALVIPGGLFNPDALRVDDKALAFTRGFFDAGKPVGAICHGPWVLANADVLKGRTVTSVPNIRKDLENAGATWKDDEVIVDKGLVTSRTPDDLPAFCAKLVEEIAEGTHDGQRRSA; encoded by the coding sequence ATGAGCCACCTGACCGGAAAACGCGTCGCCATCCTCGCCACCGACGGCTTCGAGCAGTCCGAACTGACCGAGCCGATGCGCGCCTTGAAGGAACATCAGGCCCAGGTCGACGTCGTCTCGCTGGAAAGCGGGCACATCCAGGGTTTCAAGCATTTCGACAAGGGCGACGAGGTCAAGGTGGACCACGTACTGTCCGAGGTCAGCGCACAGGACTATGACGCGCTGGTCATTCCCGGCGGCCTGTTCAATCCGGACGCGCTGCGCGTGGACGACAAGGCGCTCGCCTTCACTCGCGGCTTCTTCGATGCCGGCAAGCCGGTCGGCGCGATCTGCCACGGCCCCTGGGTGCTGGCCAATGCCGACGTGCTGAAGGGACGTACCGTCACCTCGGTGCCGAACATCCGCAAGGACCTGGAGAACGCCGGCGCGACCTGGAAGGACGACGAAGTGATCGTCGACAAGGGCCTGGTCACCAGCCGTACGCCCGATGACCTGCCCGCCTTCTGCGCGAAGCTGGTGGAAGAGATCGCGGAAGGAACGCACGACGGCCAGCGCCGTTCGGCCTGA